A DNA window from Macadamia integrifolia cultivar HAES 741 chromosome 4, SCU_Mint_v3, whole genome shotgun sequence contains the following coding sequences:
- the LOC122077321 gene encoding thermospermine synthase ACAULIS5, producing MGSEAIEIFFPSEEISNVHDDLKQSDHNKCCWFEEQIADYLKWSYALNSSLHKGSSEFQDIALLDTKHFGKILVIDGKMQSAEIDEFIYHECLIHPPLLCHPNPRTIFIMGGGEGSAAREALRHKNVERVVMCDIDQEVVDFCRKYLTVNQKAFQDKKLHLVINDAKAELEARTEKFDVIVGDLADPVEGGPCYQLYTKSFYENVLKPKLNDNGIFVTQAGPAGVLTHKEVFSSIYNTLKHVFKYVLAYTAHVPSFADTWGWVMASDQPFVLDAKQIDCRIEERIDGELLYLNGTFFISSTTLNKCVHLSLKNETHIYTEEDARFIHGHGKACRA from the exons atgggTAGTGAAGCTATTGAGATCTTCTTTCCTTCTGAGGAAATTTCAAATGTTCACGATGATCTTAAACAGAGTGATCACAACAAATGCTGCTGGTTTGAAGAACAAATCGCTGACTACCTCAAATGGTCTTACGCTTTGAACAG TTCCCTGCATAAAGGAAGCAGCGAATTCCAAGACATTGCTCTTTTGGACACAAAGCACTTTGGGAAG ATTTTGGTGATTGATGGAAAGATGCAGAGTGCTGAAATTGATGAGTTCATCTACCATGAATGCTTGATTCATCCACCTCTGCTATGCCATCCCaa TCCAAGAACCATCTTCATAATGGGTGGTGGCGAAGGTTCTGCTGCAAGAGAAGCACTAAGGCACAAAAATGTGGAGAGAGTGGTCATGTGTGATATTGATCAG GAGGTCGTCGATTTCTGCCGTAAATATTTGACAGTGAACCAGAAAGCATTTCAGGACAAGAAGCTTCATCTTGTAATCAACGATGCCAA GGCCGAGTTGGAGGCACGTACCGAGAAATTTGATGTGATAGTTGGGGACTTAGCCGATCCAGTTGAAGGAGGACCTTGCTATCAGCTCTACACTAAATCATTCTATGAAAATGTTCTGAAGCCGAAGCTCAATGACAATGGAATCTTTGTTACTCAA GCAGGACCTGCAGGTGTACTTACCCACAAGGAGGTCTTCTCATCCATTTACAACACCCTGAAACATGTCTTTAAGT ATGTGCTTGCATACACAGCTCATGTGCCATCTTTTGCAGATACATGGGGATGGGTAATG GCCTCCGATCAACCATTCGTTCTTGATGCCAAACAAATTGATTGTAGAATTGAAGAAAGAATTGATGGCGAGCTACTCTACCTAAATGGCACCTTCTTCATCTCCTCTACTACCTTGAATAAGTGTGTTCACCTATC GTTGAAGAATGAAACTCACATCTACACGGAAGAAGATGCAAGGTTCATCCATGGCCATGGGAAGGCTTGCCGTGCTTGA